GCGAACACTCGGGACATGCGCAAACTTGCCGCTAAACGAAAGAAGGGCATCGATCCTCTGACGCTGCGAATCGGTGACTTTGTCGTCCATTCCCAACACGGCATCGGGAAGTTCCTCGGTATAGAGACCAGAACGACGGGTAAGGGTGAGGATCGGGTCCAGCGCGACTACCTGGTGATTGAGTACCAGGCCGCGCGGCGCGGTCAGCCGGGGGATAACCTCTATGTTCCGACAACTTCGTTGGACCAGGTTTCGGCCTACTCCGGGTCGGACGCTCCCAAGCTATCCAAGATGGGCGGGGCTGACTGGGCGAAGACTAAGCAGAAGGCCCGCAAGGCGGTTATGGAGATCGCCGCGGAGCTCGTGCGCCTCTACGCGGAACGCGCAAAGGCGGAAGGGTACGCTTTCGCTCCTGACACGCCGTGGCAGCGCGAGCTTGAAGATGCCTTTGAGTACACGGAAACCCCCGATCAGTTGGCGACAATTGATGAGGTGAAGGCGGATATGGAGAAGCGGGTCCCGATGGACCGGCTTCTGACCGGCGACGTTGGCTACGGCAAGACCGAGGTCGCTGTGCGTGCTGCATTTAAGGCCGTTCAGGATGGGAAACAGGTTGCGATCCTCGTACCCACAACGCTGCTTGCCCAGCAGCACTACGACACCTTTGCTGAACGCTATGCCGGATACCCCATCAAGGTTGCACAACTGTCCCGCTTCACTTCGCCCTCGGACGCCACCAAGGTCAAGGCGGGCCTTGCCGACGGCACCGTTGACGTCGTTATTGGCACCCACACCCTGTTGACAGGGTCAGTCCAGTTCAAGGATTTGGGGCTGGTTGTGGTTGATGAGGAACAGCGATTCGGGGTGGAACACAAGGAGACCCTGAAAGCGTTGCGAACCAACGTAGATGTGCTGTCCATGTCCGCCACGCCAATCCCCAGGACCCTGGAGATGGCGATCTCTGGCATCCGCGAGATGTCGGTGTTGCAGACCCCTCCAGAAGAGAGGCAACCGGTCCTCACTTTCGTGGGACCATACTCGAACGCCCAGGTCGCCGCGGCAGTGCGTAGGGAACTACTGCGGGACGGCCAGGTCTTCTTCGTTCACAACCGAGTCGATTCGATCAATAAGGTCGCGGCAGGACTTCAGGAGCTGGTGCCGGAAGCCAGGATTCGGGTGGCGCATGGAAAGCTGTCCGAGGCCGAACTTGAGAAGACAATCATCGATTTCTGGAATCACGAGTTTGACGTACTAGTTTCCACGACCATCATTGAGACCGGCCTCGACATCTCTAACGCCAACACCCTGATCGTTGATCGGGCAGACACGTTTGGACTGTCACAGCTGCACCAGTTGAGGGGTCGCGTTGGACGAGGACGGGAGCGGGCGTATGCCTACTTCCTCTACGGCACCAACAAGACGCTCTCTGAGACTGCCCTCGAACGACTGCGAACAATCGCTTCCAACACCGATCTGGGTGCAGGGCTTGCCATCGCACAAAAGGACCTGGAGATCCGTGGGGCAGGAAACCTGCTGGGTGGCGCTCAGTCGGGTCACATTGAAGGGGTGGGCTTTGACCTGTACATACGCATGGTTTCCGAAGCTGTTGCGGCCTTCAAGGGGGAAAAGGTAGAGGACACGACGGATGTGCGAGTTGAACTGGCGGTGGATGCTCACCTTCCGGAAGAGTACGTGCCGGGCGAACGCTTGCGCCTAGAAACCTACGGGCGCATCGCGGCGGTGACGAGTGATGGCACCGAGGCCGAACTGCGCGAGGAGCTTACCGACCGATTTGGTCCGATTCCCCGCGAGGTTGATCTAATGATTGCCGTAGCGAGACTGCGAGAGAAGCTGCGGCAGGCCGGTATAACGGAGGCCCTGACACAGGGGCGTTACCTGCGGCTCGGACCGGTGCAGCTCCCCGAATCGAAGGCACTTCGACTGCAACGTCTCTATCCTGGTACCACCATCAAGCCGGCGGTTCGCCAAATCCTTGTGCCGATCTCACGACCGAGCATGGCTTCAGAGTCATCCCCGGCCGATGAGGAGCTTCTAGAGTGGGTTGAGAACCTGTTGAAAGTCCTCAGTGCTCCAATAGCGCGGAGTTAGGGGCCCAAGTTTGTCGTACACTGGGAAGCGGAGATTTCCACGAAGGGGGCGAAGTGGCTCGAGCCTACAAATTTCGATCCATTGGTAAGACACTGGCCGCAGCGGCACTCGCTTCGGCGGTTGCACTAGGACTTTCTGCCTGTGGCACATCAGGTAGTCCGGGAACTGCGTTCATTGTGAATGGTGAAAGCTTCTCAGAAACGGACCTGACAGACACTGTTACGCAGTGGGCTGAATTGTCCGGGGTTGAGGTTCCTCGTGATCAGATGGCTGGGTTTCTTGTTGAGACCACTGTCCGACTTCAGGCAGCAGATGAAGTTGGGGTTGGGCTGAGTGAGGAAGATGTACAGCAGACCCTAGAGGGTACGCTGGCGCAGGCGAACAGTGACTTGTCAGCCAGTCAGATTATTCCCCCTGTTCGTGAAATGTTCCGCGACCTGCTACTGGTCAACACCGTGCAAAGTGGCGCTGTGAGTGAAGAGCAGATCACTGAGATGAACACCCTGATTTCGGATGCATCCATCACACTAAACCCGCGTTACGGCACTTTCACCGACGGGCAGATTCAAGCTCCCGGTGCCCTGCCGGGAACGGTAACGGGAAATCTGCTTGAAGAGATCCCTGTCGGCTAAGGCCAACTAAGCTGTTCCTACTAAACCTGTTCGACAATCCACTGCTAAATAAGGAGAAACACCGTGGCAATGATCGAAGACATTGAAGCACGCGAGATTCTGGACTCCCGCGGCAACCCGACCATCGAAGTTACCGTCTACCTTGAAGACGGTGCAGAGGGCACCGCAGGTGTTCCCTCCGGTGCCTCCACCGGCGCATTTGAGGCAGTAGAGCGTCGCGATGGTGATGAGAACCGCTACCAGGGTAAGGGTGTCCAGGACGCCGTTGACGCTGTTGGTGAAGTCCTCGCCCCCGAAATCATCGGACTTGATGCTCGCGATCAGCGCGAAATTGATCGTGTCATGCTGGAAATCGATGGCACCCCCAATAAGGGAAAGATTGGCGCAAACGCCATTCTCGGCGTCTCACTTGCAGTTGCACGCGCCGCTGCTGAGTCCGCTGAGCTACCTCTCTACGAGTACCTGGGCGGCCCGAACGCACACGTCCTGCCGGTACCGATGATGAACATCCTCAACGGTGGCTCCCACGCGGACACCAACGTTGACATTCAGGAGTTCATGATCGCTCCCGTTGGCGCCCCCACATTCCGTGAGGCCCTGCGCATGGGTGCAGAGGTCTACCACACGCTGAAGGCTGTCATCAAGGAGCGTGGACTCTCCACCGGTTTGGGTGACGAGGGCGGTTTTGCTCCCGATCTTCCTTCCAACCAGGCAGCCCTTGACCTCATCGTTGAAGCGATTGAGCGCGCTGGTTACAAGCCGGGCGAAGATGTTGCGCTGGCACTGGATGTTGCCGCTACCGAGTTCTTCAAGGACGGCGCCTACCAGTTCGAGGGCGAGCCGCGCTCGACCGAGTACATGGTCGACTACTACGAGAAGCTAATCACCGACTACCCGCTGGTTTCCATTGAGGATCCGCTGTCAGAAGATGAGTGGGATGCGTGGAAGGCACTGACCGACGCCATTGGTGACCGTGTCCAGATCGTTGGTGACGACCTGTTTGTCACCAACCCGACCCGTCTGGCACGCGGTATCGAAACCGGTACTGCAAACGCCCTCCTTGTGAAGGTCAACCAGATTGGTACCTTGACTGAGACCCTTGAGGCTGTTGAGGATGCTCACCGCAATGGCTACCGCACCATGACCTCCCACCGCAGTGGTGAGACAGGCGACACCACTATTGCTGACCTAGCAGTTGCTACCAACTCCGGTCAGATCAAGACTGGTGCACCTGCCCGCTCAGAGCGTGTTGAGAAGTACAACCGTTTGCTCCGCATCGAGCAGGAACTGGGCCAGGATGCTGTTTACGCAGGCCGCAGCGCATTTCCTCGCGCTTCGTTCTAGTGTCTCGTTGCGCGTGAACTAACGCGTAGTCGTCAGGGCCCCCGGTTTTTACCGGGGGCCCTTGGCGTGGTGGATTTGGCAATGACCCGACTTCCGACAAGATGGACACTATGAGTTCCACATCCGGCCCCCCGCAGCGCCCTCGTGCGCGCGCCATGCTGGATGCGTCGGAGAAGCAGACGGTGGGGGCCCCGGAACGAGAAGTATCACGAAGGGCGCCTTCGTCCTCGACACTGAAGACCGCGACCTCGCCGCGGACGACCTCAAGTGGGATTGCAACCCGGGCCAGGAAGCCCACTACCGCGTCTCTTCGCTCCTCTACCCCCTGGAAGGAAACCTCCTTCACTTGGGGTGGTCGAAAGGGCGGCACGGGGCGTCCCGGAAGCAGTGGGACGAAAAACCATTCCAAACCAGCAGCTCAGAGGCCTGCGGATGCTGCGAAAGCACCCCGGCGCCCGATCAAGATTCACACCAAGCGCGCGCCAATGAAATGGACTTTTGGGGGACTGACCATTTCGGTGAGGTTGTTGGTAGTACTAGCGGTCGTTGGGGTCCTCGTTGTGACACTCGTACCCTTGGGTTTGCAGTGGGTGAAACAGGAGCAGGCATATCATTCTGCCGTTAACGAGGTGGCGACTGCCCAGGCGCGAGTCGAAGAGCTACAAGGCGAGTTGGAGCAGTGGAATCAAGAGGACTACATAGCTGCTCAGGCTCGGGAGAGACTGGGATACGTTAGACCCGGCGAAACCCAGTATGTGATTACCGATGCGCCAGAACCTGAAGAGGACAAGGAGCACGCGGTCGCACATAACAATGCGACGGGGCCGGAGAAGCCGTGGGCCTGGACTGTGTTGGAGTCCCTCAAGAATGCTGATCAGCCACCGGCCTCAGCAGGCCTCGTTGACTCTTCTAGGAACGGCGAGGGCGGATAGTTACGACGATGCGGAAGGATGGATGAGAGATGACGTGGTTGCAGGGAGTTCGGTGGGACGAAGCGGACCGAGAGGCAGTCATTTCGGACCTGGGTCGCGAACCGCGGGGCGTCGTCGGAGTGGGGGCGCGAGGCACGGACGGACACCCTCTCGTCCTCGTCACTTCCCCGAGGCTGCCCGATGGAACGCCGTTCCCGACCACCTTCTACCTGACAGACGCGACGCTCACAGCCGCATGCTCACGGCTGGAGGCAGAGCACTTCATGGAGCAGCTCAACGCATCTTTGGAAGAAGATGCCGGCTTTGCCACCCTCCATGAAGCCGCTCACCAGGACTACCTTTCCCGCAGGGCCGAGGTCGGTGCCGCCACGGGAACCGGGGAGGTCCCCGAAGTTGCGGGTATCAGTGCCGGTGGGTTACCGAACCGCGTGAAGTGCCTGCACGCCCTCGTCGGACACGCCCTCGTGGCAGGACCGGGAGTTAACCCTGCGGGGGACGCCTCTCTGGCAGAGATGAAGTGTCGGGGCTTGATTCCCGCGGGTTTCAGGGCAGTCTCGGCACAAGAACTTGCTGAGGGCGTCGGCAATGACGACTGACGTGGTCCGCGTCGCCGCAATCGATTGCGGGACAAACTCGATCCGCCTCCTGATTGCCGATGTGCCGCAGGGGGCCGAGGACGCGCGCGACCTCGCAGATGTTGAGCGCGACATGATCATCACCAGGTTGGGTCAGGGTGTTGACCGCACCGGAATGCTTGATCCCGCAGCAATCCAGCGAACCTTGGACGCTGCGCGCCTATACCAGGAGCGTATTGAGGATGCCGGCGTGGCGGACGTGATCATCGCGGCGACCTCTGCGAGTCGAGATGCGTCCAACCGGGCCGACTTTGTTGAAGGTATTCGCGCGATCACGGGGATTGAACCGAGGGTCATCACAGGCGCGGAAGAGGCCGCATTGTCATTTGTTGGCGCCATTTCTTCGTTGCCGCGTGACCTCAAGACGCCCTACCTGGTTGTGGATATTGGTGGGGGATCAACGGAGTTCGTCCTCGGCCACTCAGAAGTAGAACAGGCCGTGTCGGTGAATATGGGG
This genomic stretch from Schaalia sp. JY-X169 harbors:
- the eno gene encoding phosphopyruvate hydratase; its protein translation is MAMIEDIEAREILDSRGNPTIEVTVYLEDGAEGTAGVPSGASTGAFEAVERRDGDENRYQGKGVQDAVDAVGEVLAPEIIGLDARDQREIDRVMLEIDGTPNKGKIGANAILGVSLAVARAAAESAELPLYEYLGGPNAHVLPVPMMNILNGGSHADTNVDIQEFMIAPVGAPTFREALRMGAEVYHTLKAVIKERGLSTGLGDEGGFAPDLPSNQAALDLIVEAIERAGYKPGEDVALALDVAATEFFKDGAYQFEGEPRSTEYMVDYYEKLITDYPLVSIEDPLSEDEWDAWKALTDAIGDRVQIVGDDLFVTNPTRLARGIETGTANALLVKVNQIGTLTETLEAVEDAHRNGYRTMTSHRSGETGDTTIADLAVATNSGQIKTGAPARSERVEKYNRLLRIEQELGQDAVYAGRSAFPRASF
- a CDS encoding Ppx/GppA phosphatase family protein, giving the protein MTTDVVRVAAIDCGTNSIRLLIADVPQGAEDARDLADVERDMIITRLGQGVDRTGMLDPAAIQRTLDAARLYQERIEDAGVADVIIAATSASRDASNRADFVEGIRAITGIEPRVITGAEEAALSFVGAISSLPRDLKTPYLVVDIGGGSTEFVLGHSEVEQAVSVNMGSVRVTERFGPEPWTPDKQAAARAWIDTQLDVAEGSVDFAAARTVVGVAGTVTSLAALIAQVPEYSPDATHGLIPTVEQWASALDHMVNDSVEEKSRQPAMPPGRADVIAGGALIWERILVRLGVIPDHAAGPTTAAPTVVVSEHDILDGLALSVAVALRD
- the mfd gene encoding transcription-repair coupling factor — protein: MELSALLEVVQNDGALAATLPTMAQPGFGTLVIPDGLRPAAVALAVQERVSRGVKSPVVVVTSSGRQGAKFAQAASAWTTGVAMMPSWETLPHERLSPQVDTMARRATILRRLTHPQDDVPGAGPISVLVLPVRTLMQPLIAGIGEITPVTAHVGDWIDPGLLQEQLVALGYEAVDMVEKRGQVAVRGSIVDVFVPTSPHPLRLELFGDEVEEIRHFNLSDQRTVGDAEGGLWAPPAREFLLTQQARAKALAAQSDLPGAREILELAAEGIYAPGLEALAPSLVSGMEMLSDLIPQDSLFILDEPEKTLARGTDLLRTADEFLSAAWGSAAAGGAIPLLAQDASFVPFEDIWGRGPSRAWWEFTALPPPALADAMVDEQDTTIPDQGDSGDASGASVEAVVVSPRLARVGGRDVQPYRGEFDRATDDLRSLAGRGWRLIVTVPAPGAGRRIVEVLRERDVVARLVEDVTADDPVGVVAVIPAPGNTGFVMHSENLAILTEQDLTGRAGANTRDMRKLAAKRKKGIDPLTLRIGDFVVHSQHGIGKFLGIETRTTGKGEDRVQRDYLVIEYQAARRGQPGDNLYVPTTSLDQVSAYSGSDAPKLSKMGGADWAKTKQKARKAVMEIAAELVRLYAERAKAEGYAFAPDTPWQRELEDAFEYTETPDQLATIDEVKADMEKRVPMDRLLTGDVGYGKTEVAVRAAFKAVQDGKQVAILVPTTLLAQQHYDTFAERYAGYPIKVAQLSRFTSPSDATKVKAGLADGTVDVVIGTHTLLTGSVQFKDLGLVVVDEEQRFGVEHKETLKALRTNVDVLSMSATPIPRTLEMAISGIREMSVLQTPPEERQPVLTFVGPYSNAQVAAAVRRELLRDGQVFFVHNRVDSINKVAAGLQELVPEARIRVAHGKLSEAELEKTIIDFWNHEFDVLVSTTIIETGLDISNANTLIVDRADTFGLSQLHQLRGRVGRGRERAYAYFLYGTNKTLSETALERLRTIASNTDLGAGLAIAQKDLEIRGAGNLLGGAQSGHIEGVGFDLYIRMVSEAVAAFKGEKVEDTTDVRVELAVDAHLPEEYVPGERLRLETYGRIAAVTSDGTEAELREELTDRFGPIPREVDLMIAVARLREKLRQAGITEALTQGRYLRLGPVQLPESKALRLQRLYPGTTIKPAVRQILVPISRPSMASESSPADEELLEWVENLLKVLSAPIARS
- a CDS encoding DUF501 domain-containing protein, whose product is MTWLQGVRWDEADREAVISDLGREPRGVVGVGARGTDGHPLVLVTSPRLPDGTPFPTTFYLTDATLTAACSRLEAEHFMEQLNASLEEDAGFATLHEAAHQDYLSRRAEVGAATGTGEVPEVAGISAGGLPNRVKCLHALVGHALVAGPGVNPAGDASLAEMKCRGLIPAGFRAVSAQELAEGVGNDD
- a CDS encoding septum formation initiator family protein; translated protein: MSSTSGPPQRPRARAMLDASEKQTVGAPEREVSRRAPSSSTLKTATSPRTTSSGIATRARKPTTASLRSSTPWKETSFTWGGRKGGTGRPGSSGTKNHSKPAAQRPADAAKAPRRPIKIHTKRAPMKWTFGGLTISVRLLVVLAVVGVLVVTLVPLGLQWVKQEQAYHSAVNEVATAQARVEELQGELEQWNQEDYIAAQARERLGYVRPGETQYVITDAPEPEEDKEHAVAHNNATGPEKPWAWTVLESLKNADQPPASAGLVDSSRNGEGG